The DNA segment AGAAGCGAGTTCACTTTCATTATTGGCGTGTAAAAATAGCCCTGTATTGGCGACTACATAACCACCAAAAAAAGCGAAGGCGTTGACACTGCCATCGCGGATCAGGTGAAAGTGGAATGGTGTCTTAACGTTATTCGCGTTGGCAACCAATTGATGCCCAAGCGTGCTGATGTATTCATCCATGACCGGATCATTGATGATGGGGCTACTACTACGCAAAATGCGCATATAAGCATCACCATATTCCAATTCCTGGGCGATGGTGAGTGTGCCGGCTGCGACCGTTCCTATGTCTGGCAGATCTTGCTGTGCATAAGCGATTGGCTGCACACAAAGCAAGGTAGAAAGGCATAAGCAAGCAGTGGTACGAAAGAATTGACGCATATCGTTAAGCAACATCCATTATTGTTTGACGTTATTTCTCAAAGTAATTCCATGGTTCCAGTTTGGGATCATCGAATACAAAGGGTAGTTTATCTTTTGTAACTCAAATATATAAGACCTTAAGCCCTCTACTTGGTTTCTTTTTTAGATAAAGTATTTATACTCGCATGGTACGGTATATGGAATCTTATCTCAGTCAATAGACTCTATGACTGTATCACAAAGACGGAATGGTTAAATGTCAGTGGATTCACTAGATTTACGTTCAGAACGTTGCCCAATGGCTTTACTTAGAGCTAAGCGGGAATGTGTCCAGCTATTGTTGAATCAATCTCTTACTATTTTAGTGCGTGATAAAGCCTCGTTGAATGATATGGTTCGATTTTTTAGCCAGCCTCCCTATTCAGCCGGCGTCCATCATCACGGTGATGAGTGGGCTTTGGTGGTGACAAAAAGGAATAATGTTGAATGTTTGAAATGATTATTCGTTGGTATAAACGACGATTTTCTGATCCACACGCAGTGAGCTTGGTAGCCATACTGTTATTTGGCTTTATTACTATTTACTTCTTCGGTCACTTGATCGCCCCGTTACTGGTTGCGATTGTTTTATCCTACCTGCTTGAATGGCCGGTAAACCGCTTGTCTAAATTAGGTTTACCAAGGCTTGCCAGTGTGTTGGTCGTCGTCAGTGCCTTCATTGGCTTAATGTTATTGGCATTGTTTGGCTTGATTCCAACCATTTGGAAACAGATTGCTAGCCTATTAAATGATATGCCTAATATGTACACCACATTCCAAATGTACATAGCCAGCTTACCCGACCGCTTCCCTGATTTGGCTGATTTGCAGTTGATAGAAGTGATCATGAATAATGCTCAAACCAAAATTTTAGGTATGGGGGATACCATCCTTCGCGGTTCAATGGCTTCATTATTGAGCATTGCCACTCTTGGCGTGTATTTAGTATTAGTGCCGCTGTTGATTTTCTTTTTGCTAAAAGATAAGACGGAATTAATCAACATGTTTAGTGGCATTCTGCCGCAAAATCGCCGTTTAGCGACCAAGGTGTGGGATGAAATGCATAGCCAAATTTCAAACTACATTCGTGGTAAGGTGGTAGAAATCGTCATTGTTGGTGTTGCCAGCTACCTTGTCTTTTTCTTCTTTGGTTTACGCTATCCGCTGCTATTAGCCGTGGCGGTAGGTTTCTCGGTGTTGATTCCATACATAGGTGCCGTCGCCGTAACGGTGCCTGTTGTGCTGGTGGCCTTGTTCCAATGGGGCTTAGGGCCTCAATTTTACTGGTTAGTCATTGCGTACGGTATTGTGCAAATGTTGGATGGTAACGTGCTGGTTCCAGTACTATTCTCAGAAGCGGTGAATTTACACCCGGTTGCGATCATCGTAGCAGTACTGGTTTTTGGTGGCTTATGGGGCTTCTGGGGCGTGTTCTTTGCGATTCCGCTAGCGACGTTGGTCAAAGCGGTGTGGCATGCACTTCCAAGTACTGACGACAACGATAAACAAAATCAAAGCAGTTATTATTAAGAGCTTGAATAGTTGACACAAAATGAATAAAAAAAGCCCAGTGAATGAAGTGACCCCATAAAGTTGGACAGTTCTGTTAAGCGGCTTGTAAGGCCTGATTTCGATATTCTATCGGAGTCAGGCCTTTTAATTTCACCTTGATGCGTTTCGTATTGTAGTACTCGATGTATTCTTCAATCTGTGTGATTAAGTCATCCGCATTTTCAAAGTGCTGGTTATGGTACATTTCTGTTTTCAGCAAGGCAAAGAAGTTCTCTGCTACTGCATTATCTAAACAGTTTCCTTTTCGCGACATACTTTGAGTTAACCCTCGGTCAGCGAGAGCTTTCTGATATTTTCTATGCCTATATTGCCACCCTTGATCGCTATGAACGATTGGCTTCGCGTTCTTATCTAAGGTCGAAACTGCCTCTGTTAGCATGTCAGTGACGAGAGGTAAGCACGCGTTTTTAGCAACCTTATAAGCGACGACTTCCTGTGTAAATAGATCGACGATTGGTGATAAGTACACCTTCTGCTGCTTAACTTTAAACTCAGTGACATCTGTTACCCATTTCTCATCTGGCTTTGTTGCAGTGAAGTCACGCTCTAGTACATTCGGAGCGGTTGTTCCTGCTCCTCCCTTATATGAGCTGTACCGCTTGGGCCTAACCGTTGATTTCAAGCCAAGTAACCTCATCAGACGTTGAACTGTCTTATGGTTTAACATCACGTCCTGCTTCCTTAACTCTAGGTGAATGCGACGATAGCCATACCTCCCTTTATGGTCATGGTATATTTTCTCGAACAACTGCTTCTCATCTTGATAACTATCTGCGGCGTTGCTTGATTGCGTATGATAGTAGAAGCTACTTCTCGCTAACTTAAGGGTATATAAGAGATGTTGTTGTAAATATTGATTTCTAAGAGCTAGAACTACTTTCGTTTTTTCTTTGTTCGACGACGTTTCTCCTGTTCCAGCTCCTCTAACTTTTTTAGGACAGCGTTCTCTGCTCGCAAGTACGCTAACTCCTCTTTGAGCTCTTCAAGTGTTTTCTCATCATCGTGCTTATCTTGAATAAAAGGGTGTTTACTCATTGTTGGTCGTCCTTTGTTGCGCTCAAGTCCCTGAATACCATCTCTTTGATATTGTTTGAGCCAAACAGAGAGAGTGCCAGTAGACGAAAAATTCAATATCGCACTAGTGTGACTGACAGACCAACCATTCGTCCACATGTGTTTTAAAGCTTGCAGTTTGGTTTGTGCGGTCTTCGCAAATCCATGAGGTTTAAATGACTGATAACCATGAATATCAAACACTTGTGCCCAGTAACGTATTTGACGTGATGGTATGGAATGAAGACGAGAAAGCTCTTCAGATGAACTCTCGCCTTGTAGATATTGTTTAGCAATAGAGCATTTCAATGCTCGACTGTACTTGGACATAAAAAGACCCCCAATAATTGGTGTCCAACTATTGGGGGTCACTTCAGAACGCTGGGCTTTTTTAGGCTTGGGGTTTGCCGTATTAGGCATTGTCATTCAAGTAATTTAATACCACTTCATGGTGATCTTTGGTTTTGAATTTGTTGAAGACATGTTCAATCACACCATTTTCATCAATTAAGAAGCTAATACGGTGCAGTCCGTCATACACTTTGCCCATGAATTTCTTTTCGCCCCACACGCCAAATTGTTCAGCGACGGCATGATCTTCATCAGAAAGGAGTGTGAAGTTTAAGTTATCGCGCTCGATGAATTTACCTAAACGTTTGACTGGATCAATACTGACGCCAAGTACGACGACATTTTTTTCAGCCAACTGTTGTTGTACATCACGAAGCCCTTGTGCTTGAACGGTACAACCAGGTGTCATGGCTTTAGGGTAAAAATAAAATAGGATCTTTTTACCTTTGAAATCACCAAGTGAAACGGTGTTGCCATCTTGGTCTAACAATGAAAAGTTTGGGGCAGGGGTGCCAGCGGTTAATATCTGCATGAATCTTCCTTTAACTTTGCATAATGATAAATCAGTATCAGTCTGTTTTGGGATGGAGATTAAGATGACCTGATACCGATAAGGTATCGCATAAGTTATTAAATGATGCGATGAGTTTGTCGGTGTCGATTTCTAATTCCGTTAGCCCAGCAATTTGAATATGGAATTGGTCTGCCTCAGCTTCGTGGGTGGAAGCAAAGGTTTGGGCACTTAGTTCTGAAATGTTGATTTGATGATTAGAAAAAAACTGGGTGAAGGCTTCGGTTAAGCCCACTCTGTCTTCTGATTGCACCGTACAATCAACTTTATACGTGTATTGTGGCGTTTGATGCGGTGCGGTGCGCTTCATCACGACCATCAAGTCATGTTCCACACTGACAGAAGGCAGCACGGTTTCAATTTTGGTGATGGCCGTCATTTCGCCAGAGACCAGCATGATCAAGGTAAACTCTTTGCCAAAGAGTGCGATGCGGCTATCGACAATATTGCCGCCAGAGCGCGTCACGACTTGAGTCAGTCGGTTACAGATGCCTGGTCGGTCAGAGCCAACAGCGGTTATTACTAGATGATGGATCATAATCTCAACGTCCCAATTGAAATACGATTTGTATGGTAGCACGAAAGTGGCTTTCCGCCTAAGTTAGCTATTATAGAGTAAAGCCATTTTACCAGACAGATTAAGTTGTTAGGCCGAGAACTTTGCCGCATGTCATTATTTCGTAGTAAATGCTGAGAAAGGCGGGTTGGATGCTTGTCTTTATTAAGGTGGTTAAAGTAACATGCAAGAAGGATTGGATAAGGAGAAAACCATGTTCTCAGGAAGTATTGTTGCACTAGTTACGCCTTTTAATCATCTCGATGAAGTCGATTATGATTGCCTTAAAAGTCTAGTGGAATATCACATTAAATCAGGTTCAAGTGGTATTGTGGCGGTTGGTACAACCGGTGAATCGGCGACTCTCACCGTTGAAGAACATGTGAAAGTAGTCAATAAGACGGTAGAGTTTGCCGCTGGGCGTATTCCTGTTATCGCAGGTACGGGGGCCAATGCCACTCACGAGGCGGTGACATTCAGCCGTTTGCTTAATAACTCTGGTGTGGCAGGTTGCTTAAGTGTGACGCCTTACTACAACAAACCAACCCAAGAAGGCTTGTATCAACATTACAAGGCTATCGCAGAAGTCAGTGAAGTTCCGGTCATTCTTTATAATGTGCCTGGCCGTACTGCGGTGGATTTGCTTCCTGAAACGGTCGGTCGCTTATCTCAACTGGATAAAATTGTTGGTATTAAAGATGCAACGGGCGATTTGTCTCGAGTTGAAAAATTCCGTGAACTTTGTGGCGAAGATTTTATCTTACTCAGTGGTGATGACGCGACGGGTTTAGATTTTGTCAAGCTTGGTGGTAATGGCGTTATTTCTGTTACCAATAACATCGCGGCTGCAGAGATGGCAACCATGTTCAAATTGGCGGCAGAAGGTCAATTTGACGAAGCGGAAAAAATTAACCAAAAATTGATGCCATTACATAAAAATCTATTTATTGAATCGAGCCCAATTCCGGTGAAATGGGTTGCGCATCAATTAGGCTTAATTAATGAAGGGCACTTGCGTTTGCCGTTGACGGAATTATCTGAGCCAGCTCAATCTGTCGTGGCTCAAGCGCTAAAGGATGCCGGTATTCAATAAGATGAGCCTGAAACTATCTTCAGGATTCTTCTCAGGAGTTGTATTTACATGAAATTCTCTCACCAGCTAGTGATCAGTTCGCTAGCGGTATTCGTATTGTCAGCGTGTGCTGGTGATCCGGAAGAACGTCGTCAAGCTAAAGATGATTTTGCTTATCTAGACACCTCGCTTGATCAGCAATGGAAAAACTTGCCCGATGCTCAGCCGCAGTTTTACCCGCAATACAACATTCCACAAGGAGAGTTTGCGGGTAAATTAGGGCCTGAAGTTGATATACGTCCACCGCAACAAGTCCTTGAGCTTATTCCTGGTGCACGTATTGAAAAGCAAAATAGTGATGTCACGGTTTGGCTTATTAGCCAAGATGAACTTAACAAAGTATGGGATATGATCCACCGAGTGGCGGATGAAAAAGACATTACTTTGAGAACAGATACGCCGACCTCGCTAGAAACTGACTGGGTCAATTTGAGTGCGGAAGATGAGTCATACCCAATCGCGGGCCGTTATTTGATTGATCGTCTTGATACGGCGGGTCGTTACGGGTTCAAAGTGTCTTTAGTGGGATGGAAGGAAGACGGGGACGAAATCGAATTGACTCCGGAAGTGAAAGACCGCTATTCAAGTACCATGGTCAACTACATTACGACACAATACGATAAGCAAGTGACGGAAGAGGCTCGTCTTCGTGCGCTTGAGTTAATCAATAAAGTGCCAGTTACAATGGGTAAAGACCGAAGTGGTCTGCCTGTTATTATTGCACGTGCACCTTATGATTTAGTGTGGAGTAAGTTGGATAATACACTACCGCAAGCCGGCTTTAATATTGAAGATAAGAACCGTTCACAAGGCATGATCGATACGGACTATAAAGCGCAAGATGAGGAAGTTTGGCAAAGTCTTGGGGTGAAACCTCTGACACTTGATAATAAAAAGTACAGCTTCTTATTGGGTGATTTGGATAACCGAACTTCTATCAATGTCACTGATGATGACGGTAAGCCAATTCCTGAAGATCAATTACAGACGTTAATCCCATTACTGCAAAGTTTGTTTGATACGAGCAAGCAAACCAACAACGAATAACCTTGGTCTAGATTAAATCAATCCCTGTTTTACCATGAAGGTAAAGCAGGGATTTTTTTATTCAGACTATTAGGGGTAACAGACCCTAGTGCTACAAGCGTTAGTCCGCTTTCTGATTATCGGTTGAGCTGGTTTTCGTCTCAGCTTTTGTTTGATTGGACTTTGGCTGTTTGGCTTCTTCTTTGTCTTTTTCTTTATAAATTTCAATCAGTTTATCTAAATCAGATTTTTGTTTCGGATTCTTACGAACTAAATGAGATTTACCTAAGTATTTCATAGAGGCGAGGTTACCAATAACAAATACCAGAATAATGATACTGATAACCCATGGGTTGAGTAGTAGTTCTAAGTCCATAATTTACCTACATCTTTGACGGCAGCTAGGTCAACAAACCTGCGTTTAATTAACACCGGAAGTAATATTACTAATAAAACGAGTATATAAGCTTTCGGCATGCTGAGACACGATCTCGCTACCGAAAAATGGATTCGATTTCCAAGTTTGCAATAACGCATCGAGTGACAATTGCTGCAGCATGTCATGACCGGTTGCAATATGGCTTATATGCCAAGGTTCGATAGCAACACCACCTAAATCACGTTGGTACGGCAGATAAAATCCAAACTTTGGCATTGTTTCGTTTAA comes from the Vibrio gangliei genome and includes:
- the bamC gene encoding outer membrane protein assembly factor BamC translates to MKFSHQLVISSLAVFVLSACAGDPEERRQAKDDFAYLDTSLDQQWKNLPDAQPQFYPQYNIPQGEFAGKLGPEVDIRPPQQVLELIPGARIEKQNSDVTVWLISQDELNKVWDMIHRVADEKDITLRTDTPTSLETDWVNLSAEDESYPIAGRYLIDRLDTAGRYGFKVSLVGWKEDGDEIELTPEVKDRYSSTMVNYITTQYDKQVTEEARLRALELINKVPVTMGKDRSGLPVIIARAPYDLVWSKLDNTLPQAGFNIEDKNRSQGMIDTDYKAQDEEVWQSLGVKPLTLDNKKYSFLLGDLDNRTSINVTDDDGKPIPEDQLQTLIPLLQSLFDTSKQTNNE
- a CDS encoding DUF2897 domain-containing protein, whose translation is MDLELLLNPWVISIIILVFVIGNLASMKYLGKSHLVRKNPKQKSDLDKLIEIYKEKDKEEAKQPKSNQTKAETKTSSTDNQKAD
- a CDS encoding AI-2E family transporter, with product MFEMIIRWYKRRFSDPHAVSLVAILLFGFITIYFFGHLIAPLLVAIVLSYLLEWPVNRLSKLGLPRLASVLVVVSAFIGLMLLALFGLIPTIWKQIASLLNDMPNMYTTFQMYIASLPDRFPDLADLQLIEVIMNNAQTKILGMGDTILRGSMASLLSIATLGVYLVLVPLLIFFLLKDKTELINMFSGILPQNRRLATKVWDEMHSQISNYIRGKVVEIVIVGVASYLVFFFFGLRYPLLLAVAVGFSVLIPYIGAVAVTVPVVLVALFQWGLGPQFYWLVIAYGIVQMLDGNVLVPVLFSEAVNLHPVAIIVAVLVFGGLWGFWGVFFAIPLATLVKAVWHALPSTDDNDKQNQSSYY
- a CDS encoding glycine cleavage system protein R, whose protein sequence is MIHHLVITAVGSDRPGICNRLTQVVTRSGGNIVDSRIALFGKEFTLIMLVSGEMTAITKIETVLPSVSVEHDLMVVMKRTAPHQTPQYTYKVDCTVQSEDRVGLTEAFTQFFSNHQINISELSAQTFASTHEAEADQFHIQIAGLTELEIDTDKLIASFNNLCDTLSVSGHLNLHPKTD
- a CDS encoding sulfurtransferase TusA family protein, which encodes MSVDSLDLRSERCPMALLRAKRECVQLLLNQSLTILVRDKASLNDMVRFFSQPPYSAGVHHHGDEWALVVTKRNNVECLK
- the dapA gene encoding 4-hydroxy-tetrahydrodipicolinate synthase, which gives rise to MFSGSIVALVTPFNHLDEVDYDCLKSLVEYHIKSGSSGIVAVGTTGESATLTVEEHVKVVNKTVEFAAGRIPVIAGTGANATHEAVTFSRLLNNSGVAGCLSVTPYYNKPTQEGLYQHYKAIAEVSEVPVILYNVPGRTAVDLLPETVGRLSQLDKIVGIKDATGDLSRVEKFRELCGEDFILLSGDDATGLDFVKLGGNGVISVTNNIAAAEMATMFKLAAEGQFDEAEKINQKLMPLHKNLFIESSPIPVKWVAHQLGLINEGHLRLPLTELSEPAQSVVAQALKDAGIQ
- the bcp gene encoding thioredoxin-dependent thiol peroxidase codes for the protein MQILTAGTPAPNFSLLDQDGNTVSLGDFKGKKILFYFYPKAMTPGCTVQAQGLRDVQQQLAEKNVVVLGVSIDPVKRLGKFIERDNLNFTLLSDEDHAVAEQFGVWGEKKFMGKVYDGLHRISFLIDENGVIEHVFNKFKTKDHHEVVLNYLNDNA
- a CDS encoding transposase, which produces MSKYSRALKCSIAKQYLQGESSSEELSRLHSIPSRQIRYWAQVFDIHGYQSFKPHGFAKTAQTKLQALKHMWTNGWSVSHTSAILNFSSTGTLSVWLKQYQRDGIQGLERNKGRPTMSKHPFIQDKHDDEKTLEELKEELAYLRAENAVLKKLEELEQEKRRRTKKKRK